The following DNA comes from Ricinus communis isolate WT05 ecotype wild-type chromosome 10, ASM1957865v1, whole genome shotgun sequence.
ttattatttgcgCTTTGGAACACTAGTGTTAAACTTATCTCAAcacatatttataaacttgGCCATTATTCAAAAAGGTTTAtcaatttttagaataaacatattattaaatattattattacaaaataaaatagtcatttcaatttttattcatataagtaacatcattataagaaaaaaataaattaaatcaaataattagcTATTGAATCTTGAATTGATCACATATGCAATAACTCATACCCAAAATTTAGTCTTGAACTGATCACATATACAATAAACCCATACCTAAAATTACAAACAAATTTAGATCAACAGGGACAACTATTCTCTTCCTTCTTTGTATTTTCCACCGTCTTTATCCTTTGAGTTATtgcagaaaaaggaaatttggAATAATAAGCAAAATTAGTACAAAAGTGAATCATAAAGAAGAACAACAAATATATTAAGTATTGATTTCTCACATTTAGAGAGCACAACATGTTAACATTAGAAAAACTCTTATAGTAAAAGTTGCCTTCAAATTAGAagaacttaaaagaaaaaaatgaagtttcttagagaaataaataaaaagaccatataaatgatattatttcatttaatatattaagtataattttctcttcttttaatttaaaagaaaagatttaatgatattacaaaatcaaaattttgtgAGTTAGtgtaattttagtttattcttatttcttcACTAAAAGTGGCTTTATTTGACCAATAAAGAATAGCATTCGCCCAACAATTATTCTCTGttcaaaattaaatgacaTGATAAACGATgtagattattttattaatatagttGCCATCAAAGCCGGCCCAACATTCTTTATAGCCgtagttaatatttaatttattgctctattaatataaatatattttaaaaattacttaaaaaaattatgttttttgcctttttatataaatatattcttatatttaaatttaaaaagttaatcttttcaattaataatacatctaaattatttaatcttCTTTGTAACATAGTTGAACGCAAGTAAggtttactaatttaattttaaaatctttttattaatttaattttaaattttttttctattaaaactaTCGTAATAAGAATAGTTTACACTATTCTATAAATTATCCatgaatttgaataaaatattgttttataaaatctaatattttgatgtttttatttctcgtttataatttttttataatttttaattttaaaaataaatataaaccatcaatatcatattatattatatgtcatgttttaagaaaaaatttaaatttaaataacttttctaaaattattatcatcaaGCAATTTTAACTTAAGCATATAATATagttaatgtttatttttttcaattttaaatactttaaaattttaccaaatagattattaatgttaattttcattttataaaattaaatttatttagaattttaattaaatcagaagtctataaaagttatataatatatattaaaaaattgaaatccTAAATTAGGGGCCTCTATGACCTTATGCCTTGAAACTGGTTGCCATGTTATATTTACCACATCACATGaccaataaatattaaaatttctaatcaaccatcattttctttcttggaaAAATCTAGccactaaaattataaattttttctctcattctttagttttctcttctttcttgtATATCAACCTCCTCATTTTCTTTACCGTGCGAAATCAAAAAAGGCAAagtttaaaaaagtaatagaCAAGAATTGTACTCTAAGTTCCCATCTAATCAAAACTATTATCAACCCAACCCGTAATATCCATTCTCATTACCTTGCAACAATATTCATCTGACACCAATCACTTTATACATCTTCTTCACTACATTTATACATCCACCATTCTCCACCACAATTTTCCTCACTGAATGTTGATCTACACACGCCAAACCACTCACTTTTGCCATTTCTACTCTTTATGactgttaatattttatatttttcctcTTTACTTTTCATTAGACCTGTTCAGAAGCTTGGGTATCCACCTCGCCCTTCAAACCCCATTTGAAAGTTTCTAGACTTGAACACCTATCTTTCATATTAAGTCTGTCCAAATTTGAACTCGCAAAAGTTTGCTTACTTTTTAGATAAGTTTGggaatactatttttttaaagccCACCAAACAAGTTCGGCCggatttgaaaattataagaaaaaaaattgtatatttcttaCCGGacttagtaaaaaaatttaggatcATATAGCCGACTCGAAGATTTGGACTTTTGGTGTTATTAatctaagaaaaaatgaaCTTAAAAATGACCTAAAGGTGGAAAGTCTTCTACTTAATTGGCAAAAAAGGtcaaaaagtaataaattgaCAATGCTTGATAAGTTTGAGGGCCGAATTGACCCTTATTCCAATACAAGAAACGGAAAACCAACCACTCTTTCCCGATCACAATAATACTGAAACCTAACCTAAATAGAGAACCAGACCATTAAAGCAGACCCAAACTTGGTTGACCCGAAACTTTCATCCCCATCTGGTTTGTACGGCGACCGAACCTCCAACATAAAGCTTCGGTTTCTCTTCCCGCAATAATCAGATCACCGGTGGTGAACCCAGAACCAATTGGCTCAATCCAATCGACTCTCTGCTGCCCTAACCGGTTCGCCCAATTTTCGGTTTTTTAtccttaatttttcattttcttcttaaataaaaaaagaaaagacaggTATGATACTTTCTTCGATAGTTCTCTGTTGCTCAATATGTTTAAAGGGCTGTTGAATTATCACGTTATATGCTTCTGTGTAGTTACAAAGATAATGTCTTCGTTGGGTTTTCTTTAGTTCATGAAAGAGTCTACGTGCTTATGcagataatatatttatagtcattgttgaagaaagaaagaaagagacaCCCAAAAGCAAGAATTGAACGTTTTGTAATAGAATGGAGATACAGACACCACCAAGTTTAGGCCATAAACATGACTTGGGGTGGAAGTATTGTGAAATGATTAAGGAAGGAGAGAAAGTGCACATAAAATGTAGTTATTGTGGTAAAATCTTTAAAGGTGGTGGGATTTTTAGATTCAAAGAACATTTAGCTGGTCGAAAAGGTGGAGGACCAATGTGTCTAAACGTTCCAGCTGATGTTCGTCTTTTGATGGAACAAACTCTTGATGTTTCTTCTGCTAAGCAGAGTAGCAGGAGGCAGAGTAGCAGGCTGAAGATGACTCCAGAACTACCATCTTTacctaataataaaaatagtgatgACTTTGATTGTCCTGAAGAACATGTGCCCATTATCGTTACCCGCCATAAAAAGGATATGGCATGGAAATATTGTCAACCTTCTAAATATGGTGATAGGGTCCAGATAAAGTGTAATTATTGCGGTATAGTGTTTAAGGGTGGTGGCATTCATAGATTCAAGGAGCATCTTGCTGGTCGTAAGGGCGCTGCGCCCATTTGCGATCGAGTTCCTTCTGATGTTCGACTTTTGATGCAACAGTGTTTACATGAGGTTGTACCAAagcaaaaaaaacaaaaagtggTTATTGAGGAAACGATTAATGTTGATTCACCTCCTGTTCCTCTTAATACTGACACATTTGCTAATCATTTTGGTGATGAGGATGATGACAACGGAGCCCCCATTTCAGTTGAATTAAATTCGAATTTGTCACTGGAAGAAGATGATGTGTTAAATCAAGGAAATTTGCACACAAGGAAGAGGGGAAGAGGTAAAACTTCGGCAATTGTTGATCATGGCGATCCTTTAGATGTTGTACATTTGAAGATGATTGACAATGTAATCCACACAACAGTAGGCCGATTCTTGTATGATATAGGAGCAAATTTTGATGCTTTAGACTCTATATATTTTCGAAGTTTGATTGATATGCTTTCTTCTGGAGCATCGGGGGCAGTAGCACCTTCAAATCATGATCTTCGTGGTTGGATACTGAAGAAGTTAGTTGAGGAAATAAAGAATGACATTGATCAATCTAGGACAACATGGGCCAGGACTGGTTGTTCTGTCTTGGTTGAAGAATGGAACTCAGAGAGTGGTATAACCTTACTAAATTTTTTGGTGAATTGTTCTCAAGGAACTGTGTTTTTGAAATCCGTGGAAGCATCGCACATCATATATTCTCCAGATGGTTTATATGTGTTGCTTAAACAGGTGGTGGAAGAAGTTGGAGCTAGTAATGTGTTGCAGGTGATTACTAATGGTAATGAGCATTATACTGTTGCTGGCAAAAGGTTGATGGAAGCTTTTCCTTCTCTGTTTTGGGCTCCTTGTGCAGTCCATTGCCTCGATTTGATACTAGAGGATTTTGCAAAACTTGAGTGGATAGATGCAGTAATTGAACAGGCTAAATCCGTCACAAGATTTGTCTACAATCACAGTGCAGTTCTGAATCTAATGAGAAAGTTTACTTATGGCAAGGATATTGTGCAACAGGGATTAACTCTTTCTGCCACAAACTTTACAATGTTGCAAAGGATGGCTGATTTTAAACTGAATTTGCAAACTATGATTACTTCGCAAGAGTGGATGGACTGCCCATATTCGAAGCAACACGGGGGATTGGCAATGTTAGATATTATAAGTAATCGATCATTTTGGTCTTCATGCATCTTGATAATCCGCTTAACAAGTCCGCTCATACGAGTTTTAGGTATAGCTGGTGGTAAAAGGAAAGCTGCAATGGGATATATTTTTGCAGGAATCTATCGAGCAAAAGAAACTATTAAGAGAGAACTTGTTAAAAGAGAGGATTACATGGTCTACTGGAATATTATAGATCATAGGTGGGATCAACGACGGCATCCTCCTCTTCATGTTGCAGGTTTCTTCCTTAACCCCAAGTTCTTTTATAGCATTGAAGGAGATGTGCATAATGAGATTCTATCAAGAGTGTTTGACTGCATAGAGAGATTGGTTCCTGATATAGAAGTTCAAGATAAGATTGCGAAAGAATTAAACATCTACAAGAATGCTGTAGGAGATCTTGGGCGGAAGATGGCAATTAGATCAAGAGGAACTCTGCTTCCTGGTAAGGAGCCTTtctattattagttattaattgcGGCTGTTATTTAGTGGATGGAcctttatatttttgtgttaggtttcttaaaaaataaaatttcaggGGAAGCCTATAAAGGTCTTCCTCTATGCTTTACACATTCAAATAGTTAAACAAGTCGAACAAAAACATTAGTTTTATCTCAATCAATATGGTTGCTAAGTTAAATTTGACAGGAAATTTAAACTTTGCTTGTTGTGCCTGGTGTGATTTAAAAACTGTTAGTATGTTGGATGTATTTGTCATGGTTTTGACCACATCAAAAAATGAATGACATTTGATCATTGAGTCTAGTCCTTTCAATTTAATACTGTATTCCAAAATATTTCTCTTAAGCCATTAATTTATGTATAGCTGATTTCTTTAAGTATACATCGTTTAAGCTGAATGGTGGTCTACATATGGTGGAGGCTGTCCAAATTTGGCACGTTTGGCTCTTCGTATTCTCAGTCAAACATGTAGTTCGATTGGGTGCAGGAGCAATCATATTCCTTTTGAAAAGGTACATGCCACTAGAAACTGTTTGGAGCAGAAACGACGCAGTGATCTTGTCTTTGTGCAGTGCAATTTGCGTCTCAAAGAAATGTATGTAGCAAAAATTGGCTTGTACACATAATTCTAGTTGGTCTTTGACATTTGGAGTGGAAAGATCTGGCTTCATTGCTAATTGACTTCACTGTAGGGTTGATGAAAGCAAAAACCAGGTACCTTTGGACCCTATATCATTTGACAATATTAGTATTGTGGAGGACTGGATCCTGCAAAATGATATTTGTTTAGAAGACTACGAGAGTGCAGATTGGATGTCTCTAGTTCCCCCTTCTGCTAACAATATGCCAGCAGGATCCGCAGTTGATGAAATTGAAGACTTAGGTGTTGGTAAATGCAGTTCTcgttttttaaaatattcatccGAATAACTCtgttcttaatttaattaaaaacatggTTTAACGTGCAGGGTTCACGGACTTTGAGATTTTTGAAAGACTGAAGGAATTTAAGTAAGAAGATCAGGAATCACACAGCAAATCACTGGAAACATTGACGACTGACTACGCTTTGTATGACAACCACAACTCAGACAGAGTATGATGTTTTGTCATTGAGGCTCTCTTTGACAGCTATTAGCTCAGAAATTGTGAAGATGGAATTGAAAAACCCAGTACCTTTGAGTTTTAAATGATTTAGATAAGTATTCTCTCTCTCCTAAAACCAACAAAAACAATCATATTTGAGATGTGTCCAAAACAAAACTGAAGCTGTTGCTAAGATTAAACTGAATAGAAGGGGTAATCTAGCTgctttgaatatgagaaactgaAGCTGTTGCTAAGATGAAACAGAATAAAAGGGGTAATCTAGCTGCTTTTGAATATGAGCCTGTGAATGCTGATAATGCTGGTCAAGTATTGTTACATTATTGTGATTACTAATGAAGCCTTGCAGTAAGATTCAGAGAAACACATTGCATTATATATGAGTAGCATGTAGTTGTCTAATGCCAAGTTCTCTGTGTACAtgtagtaaaataaaaagttttggGTCTTTAGTGGTCAAGCCTACAAAGCATACAAATGCAGATACAGACTACTGGTCttgtgatgatgatgatgatgatgatgatgatgatacaGATTACAAAGCTCTGTTATTACTTGAAACCTCAAAGCTCTGTTATTACTTGAAACCTTAACTGCATCAAAAAATTAGTTCAAAAGGATGACTCATTCATTTTAGTTAGCAATGCATCATTCTCCGTAATAAGAATAGGCGGAATGCATATTTGGACACTTGAATTTTAGCTATTTTGTCATTTTACCatcttaacttttaatttgacctaacaaatatttgaattatgtTTTTGTAACCTCTTAAACACCTTTGCTTGTCGATTTAACCTAATAGAcaccaaaattctttttttttttttataatatttaaatgctAACACACGACATTTCATGAACTTGTTAAATCAAGTCACATGTCAAAAACTCTTTagatattacaaaaaatattaggTTAAGGTGTCTATCAGGTTATATTCAAAGTAAAGGTGTTAAAGTGAccaaaatgattaaaattcaAGTGTCTAAATTTGCATTTGGCTAAAAGTATATGATTGAAAATGAGCTTTTTACTGAATCAACCTTAAGTAATATACAAGTGGTTTAACTCATTTGCATTTTATACCaagaacataaattttttaaattaaaagccTGTATTAAAAGCTATACACTGTGTGCTATCAGTGCCTTCAGTACTGGAAAGCAATGAAGAGTTTCAAGgaataagaaaaaggaaaaaaaacaaacatttTCCATAACAAACTAGGCATAAACTTGAATATTACATGAATAAAACATTCTTAGATGTGCATTCAGGTAAGGGAAAATACTGAAAAACAAACTCCCTGACCAATATCTAATACCTAATCTAATAAGTATACAAACAAAACTTTCAAACTACTGAGCATAAGCTTGCACAAagtcaaaaattttaaaaagaaaaataaaagagaagaatgtgaaaaaaaaaaataaagatatagagaagaaagaaaaaaaaatatttagcaagcCAAAATAAAGAGCAGCAAAACTAATACTGCTTTCCCAAAATGATGCCAAGGATGATAGACACAATTGCCACTCCCAAAATAACCTTAAAGTGCATGGAAGGAGAAACCTCGGCAGTATGAGCATGTGTCTCAGAAGTGGATGAGGTTTGAGCAGATGCAGCCTCTAACTTTTTCTTACTCTTCCTTTTTGTTGGAGTGGAAAAGGTTGTTCCAATGTCTCTGGATTTGATCTCTGTTCCATCCTTATGTTCAGACACATTGCCCTCATTACCCTGCAACagaatttttacttttatcttttcatgTATTATACTAGAACATGTATCCATTTCCACAGACAATGGAGTTATGGTTTGGTGTATTAAGgcattaatttctttaaacaaGTTGGTATCACTATTCATGTGATATTTGAATCAATAAGGAGCATGAAAAGGTCTTAAGAGAATATTTATCATGGAATTTTAATTTGTGACAATAAGATCACCAAATTTAATCTTACTGCAATTAAGGTATCTTCACCTAATTTCCAATGAGATTCCCacaaaaatcatttttcaaatcGGCCATGACATATGATTCATATTCTAGTAATACAGAAGATGATGGACaccttaatttttcttttcctgtatAAATATCAGTCTTGAACTGAAAGGCTACATCAATTattctgaaaaattaaatttttgtgaGCATTAAAAAGTTCAGCAGTGAATAATTCATTTGCAGATGATATGAACTATTTTATATAGTGAGAAATGCAGGAAGAACCAACATAACTAAACAATTTATAATCTATACTTTTATGTACAAATGGACACTCATTTGTGCACACAGGCTTGAATGAATGTGCTAATATGAATAATGCAGTAGATATGTGCATGAACTGACCTTTTCCAACAATTTTGCATCAGCCAGTTGCAATTTCTGTTCAAGCTCCTTGACTTGGTTATCTAGAAGAGTGATCTCCTTTTTCTTAGTTTCAAGGTCTTCAAGGGATTTCTTCAGAGCTGCTTCTTTTTCTAAGTTCTTCTGAGAATTTGCTTCTTTCTGTTTTATtggataaaaaagaaaagaactcaGAACAGTCATTTTAAAGCCCACATGATTAATCTCCATATATAAAGGGCAAGAATGCTAGATTTATATGTATGGAATGCTGACATATCATAGTTCTAATACATGCCAAGATATTGGTAATTTATTGAAGTTCAAATATTTGCAGTTTGATACGTTTCATTAAGCAGGTTGCAGTTTGATATGTTTTGTCAAGAATCAGATACTTTATGTAATGCAAATACCTCTTCTTTCAATTGAGCTTCAGCTGTTGCCAATTTTTCTTCAAGTTCCTTGAGATGGATTTGCAATGCAGATTTCTCAGCCATATCAGCCTTGATATTTTCAATCTCAGATTTTAGGGCATTTTCATTTGCCTTCTGCTCTTTCAGTTGCTCTTCAAGCTGGACAATCACAGATTCAAGTTCCTTCTTTGCATTTTGATATGTGTCATTAAGCAggttgttctcttccataatAGATGATATCTGCAAATGGAGTTCATTGAATCAGAAGACTACCAACTAAATTAGAGATCATGTTTTTACCAAGA
Coding sequences within:
- the LOC8264909 gene encoding uncharacterized protein LOC8264909 — encoded protein: MEIQTPPSLGHKHDLGWKYCEMIKEGEKVHIKCSYCGKIFKGGGIFRFKEHLAGRKGGGPMCLNVPADVRLLMEQTLDVSSAKQSSRRQSSRLKMTPELPSLPNNKNSDDFDCPEEHVPIIVTRHKKDMAWKYCQPSKYGDRVQIKCNYCGIVFKGGGIHRFKEHLAGRKGAAPICDRVPSDVRLLMQQCLHEVVPKQKKQKVVIEETINVDSPPVPLNTDTFANHFGDEDDDNGAPISVELNSNLSLEEDDVLNQGNLHTRKRGRGKTSAIVDHGDPLDVVHLKMIDNVIHTTVGRFLYDIGANFDALDSIYFRSLIDMLSSGASGAVAPSNHDLRGWILKKLVEEIKNDIDQSRTTWARTGCSVLVEEWNSESGITLLNFLVNCSQGTVFLKSVEASHIIYSPDGLYVLLKQVVEEVGASNVLQVITNGNEHYTVAGKRLMEAFPSLFWAPCAVHCLDLILEDFAKLEWIDAVIEQAKSVTRFVYNHSAVLNLMRKFTYGKDIVQQGLTLSATNFTMLQRMADFKLNLQTMITSQEWMDCPYSKQHGGLAMLDIISNRSFWSSCILIIRLTSPLIRVLGIAGGKRKAAMGYIFAGIYRAKETIKRELVKREDYMVYWNIIDHRWDQRRHPPLHVAGFFLNPKFFYSIEGDVHNEILSRVFDCIERLVPDIEVQDKIAKELNIYKNAVGDLGRKMAIRSRGTLLPAEWWSTYGGGCPNLARLALRILSQTCSSIGCRSNHIPFEKVHATRNCLEQKRRSDLVFVQCNLRLKEMVDESKNQVPLDPISFDNISIVEDWILQNDICLEDYESADWMSLVPPSANNMPAGSAVDEIEDLGVGFTDFEIFERLKEFK